One genomic segment of Chloroflexaceae bacterium includes these proteins:
- the rpsU gene encoding 30S ribosomal protein S21, whose product MRVERREGETVEQLIRRFNKGVISERITKTYREKMHFISKSEQRKEKRRRAERNRRKKMAKGL is encoded by the coding sequence ATGCGTGTAGAACGTCGCGAAGGCGAGACGGTCGAGCAACTGATCCGTCGCTTTAATAAGGGCGTGATCTCCGAGCGCATTACGAAGACGTACCGCGAGAAGATGCACTTCATTTCAAAGAGCGAACAGCGCAAGGAGAAACGACGCCGCGCCGAGCGCAACCGGCGCAAGAAGATGGCGAAGGGCCTTTAG